Proteins from one Argopecten irradians isolate NY chromosome 15, Ai_NY, whole genome shotgun sequence genomic window:
- the LOC138308449 gene encoding uncharacterized protein, which yields MKEEQEQAGIPTRSIKTAFKDYILMFDDGRELVKKKSSERGRLTPSQVSQLLRKPPGAHQRLLRRWSSPPRVEPNIPSTDDRELVDCLDQYEIAHQHLCKYKYVCV from the exons ATGAAGGAGGAGCAGGAACAGGCTGGAATCCCAACACGGTCAATCAAAACTGCTTTCAAG GACTACATACTGATGTTTGACGACGGGCGAGAGCTGGTGAAAAAAAAGTCAAGTGAACGGGGACGGCTTACTCCAAGCCAGGTTAGCCAGCTACTGAGGAAGCCTCCGGGTGCTCACCAGAGGCTACTTAGGAGGTGGTCATCTCCACCACGGGTTGAACCAA acATTCCGAGCACAGATGACCGTGAGCTGGTTGATTGCTTGGACCAGTACGAGATCGCCCATCAGCATCTATGTAAGTATAagtatgtttgtgtataa